CTTGGtgcgaagaggaaggtgcCGCAAAGTGAGATAGGGTTGAAGGAGCGGTTCGGACTGGCCGCCAGCATCTTTATCCTGTTGTTGGAAGCCCTCCCTGGGCGGCAATATCACGGGGGAACCTATTTCAAGGTTTGATACCCTATGTTGACAATAAAACAAGGATTGAGGAGGTATTGGAGGGCAGATCTGCCGGTTTGGATGGGTCGTTATTTTAATGGTCAATAGATAGCGTTGATGGAATATGATATGAGATGAGAAAATACTGATGACTCAAGGGGCTTTTGCCGCTGAATTGGTTGTCTAATTGGCGAATGTGGTATAAGAGGGAGTGGTTCATAAAGGATTGATGTTTGGGGTGAAAAGATAGGCCAGCTTCAAGACATATGATGTCTACAAAGGATGGCAAGCCGCGACTGTCATGGGTTATGTGATGCACTAATTCCGTTTCAGTGCGTTATTGCCTTATATATACAGGCTCATAGGTATGTTAATAGGCATAATGGTGTTATACACATTTTAATGCAATACTATTGGTCGTCATCAGCAGGCGTAAAGATGTACATACATAATTCGGCAGATATGATGAATCCAAAACACTCATATGGACAAGATGATAATTCTCTCCCAATGAATAAAGGGTAGGCAATGGAAGAATCTAGAATGATAGGTGAGACAGATGTCTCATTGTTGTTTTGTTTTATCAGATGCGGTGGTGGTCGTCGGTGCGGAGCCCTCTACAGAGGCCGTTTCGCCGCCGTATGCTAAGCGCACGAGACAAGGGAGAGgctcttcgtcctcatcttcctgaCGTGAGCGATCTCCAGAAGATTCCTCCATTTGGGCCGCTGAAAACATGTATCAGTTTGTCATCCGCTTTAACAGAAAGTTTATGCTTACtgaagaggctgaggatggagaagacgTGAGGCCAATTTCTCAACACCCCACCAATCGCTATCCAGTTTAAGCAATGGTCCCTCATCATCGATTATCAACATCActtaccttctcccccgTCTGCCATTATATTAGACATCTCTGCGAGCTTCTCAGCCCTTACTACAAGATCCGCAGATGCTTCGCGCAAAGCCTGAAGACCGGCATATTCTTGCTGTTTTTGATAAAAGTTGAGGAGTGAAGGGGGGAGGTTCATTTCTATTGATGGACGGGACATGGCACTCGAGAGTTACAGTGGAAATTAAGGAGGGTCGGAAGGAGCTGAAGAGGGGAAGTCTTGACTGGATGTTCTATAGTtattgctgttgttgtgaCTTTGTTTGACATGACCATATTACGCGCGACGCGTTATAAAACCACTGAAGCGGAGAGGGGAACGACCTCCGTCTCAGCCgaatcatcatcatcgattATCACTCCGTCAGTTCTTCGTTCGCTGGTCCAGTCAACCGCAGCCTATTTTGACGAGAGTCCCGCTTGCCTGCTTTACCGCTACGTCCATAGGTGAAAGCGAGTAATCAGTATGGGTGTCAAAGGCCTTTGGTCTCTGCTCAACCCAGTTGCTCGTCCAGTGCAGTAAGCTGGGCCACGACCACGTAATGGACCTTGCGCTGATGTTTACCAG
The nucleotide sequence above comes from Cryptococcus neoformans var. grubii H99 chromosome 1, complete sequence. Encoded proteins:
- a CDS encoding DASH complex subunit DAD2; translation: MSRPSIEMNLPPSLLNFYQKQQEYAGLQALREASADLVVRAEKLAEMSNIMADGGEAIGGVLRNWPHVFSILSLFTAQMEESSGDRSRQEDEDEEPLPCLVRLAYGGETASVEGSAPTTTTASDKTKQQ